The following proteins come from a genomic window of Acidobacteriota bacterium:
- a CDS encoding NAD-dependent epimerase/dehydratase family protein yields the protein MTALVTGGTGFVGAHVVRALLARGGESVRCLARPGGDRSNLEGLDVEIVDGDLRDRDSLRAACAGCSEVYHCAADYRLFARRPREIYASNVDGTRTLLQLAERAGVRRIVYTSSVGALGLEPGGTPATEATPVTISSMVGHYKRSKYLAERAAEEAAAAGAPVVIVNPSTPVGELDVKPTPTGRIILDFLNRKMPGIITLFSRAWRASRRPGSLQDRGGGGLRSGPSRRQRTASITGSGPARIARTWTPAADRLVALPGRERAIEASTLLWRRSERHAVAPADGLLRPDPVVDRFLDENIVGRRVLPQPV from the coding sequence GTGACGGCTCTCGTGACCGGCGGCACCGGCTTCGTCGGAGCGCACGTCGTCCGGGCGCTGCTGGCACGCGGCGGCGAGAGCGTGCGCTGCCTCGCGAGGCCGGGCGGAGATCGCTCGAACCTCGAAGGTCTCGACGTCGAGATCGTGGACGGCGACCTGCGCGACCGCGATTCGCTCCGCGCGGCGTGCGCTGGCTGCAGCGAGGTCTACCACTGCGCCGCCGACTACCGTCTGTTCGCGCGGAGACCGCGCGAGATCTATGCCTCGAACGTCGACGGCACGCGCACCCTGCTGCAGTTGGCCGAGCGGGCGGGCGTCCGCCGGATCGTCTACACGAGCTCGGTCGGCGCGCTCGGGCTCGAACCCGGCGGCACACCCGCCACGGAAGCAACACCCGTCACAATCTCTTCCATGGTCGGCCACTACAAGCGGAGCAAGTACCTGGCAGAGCGCGCGGCGGAAGAGGCCGCGGCAGCCGGCGCCCCGGTGGTGATCGTCAACCCCTCGACGCCGGTCGGCGAGCTGGACGTCAAGCCGACGCCCACCGGGCGGATCATCCTCGACTTCCTGAACCGGAAGATGCCGGGGATTATAACGCTGTTTAGCCGAGCCTGGCGCGCATCGCGGCGGCCTGGGAGCCTCCAGGACCGCGGCGGCGGCGGACTTCGAAGCGGCCCGAGTCGCCGGCAGCGGACCGCCTCGATCACCGGCAGCGGACCGGCCAGGATCGCGAGGACCTGGACGCCGGCAGCGGACCGCCTGGTCGCACTGCCGGGCCGTGAGCGCGCGATCGAGGCGTCGACTCTACTTTGGCGGCGTAGTGAACGTCACGCGGTCGCTCCTGCTGACGGACTCCTCAGACCGGATCCAGTTGTAGATCGTTTTCTCGATGAGAACATCGTAGGTCGTCGCGTGCTCCCACAGCCAGTATGA
- a CDS encoding DUF2513 domain-containing protein: MKRIEHLLYRLLLWLESKDSVRAERPPQICDYTEAQIHYHAGLLRDAGFATGNELDTLGQEFPEYRLGRLTWSGQEMLAEMRARLG; this comes from the coding sequence ATGAAGAGAATCGAACATCTGCTCTACCGCCTCCTGCTCTGGCTCGAAAGCAAGGACTCTGTTCGGGCCGAACGTCCGCCGCAGATCTGCGACTACACCGAGGCGCAGATCCACTACCACGCCGGACTTCTTCGCGACGCCGGATTCGCTACCGGCAACGAACTCGACACGCTCGGCCAAGAGTTCCCCGAGTACCGGCTTGGACGCCTCACATGGTCGGGACAGGAGATGCTAGCCGAGATGCGCGCTAGGCTCGGCTAA
- a CDS encoding DNA methyltransferase encodes MSDRNWAHQTVWTGDCLDILRGMNSGCVDLIYLDPPFNSNANYAAPIGSQAAGAAFKDTWSLSDVDAEWVNLIEAKHPALYRVLLAAMTDSDKSYLAYMAARLLELRRELAPTGSIYLHCDPTMSHYLKLVMDAVARDLPGGGWRFRNEIVWRYKKFQKAKMSHFARNSDRLLFYANPHAEFKPVMEKLKKPKQYLRRVWDKETKRLVNVKGSDGRVQYMTVHEAKVDDVWELPYLMPASKERLGYPTQKPLRLLRYVIQASTVQGATVLDPFCGCATACIAAEFEGREWAGIDISPKAAELVAQRMRDEVGLFYEGAHRTDIPLRTDLGKLPPYRSHRHALYGEQEGHCAGCRTHFELRHLEVDHIISRRKGGTDHAENLQLLCGSCNRVKGDRGMEYLRAKLAL; translated from the coding sequence GTGAGCGACCGGAACTGGGCGCATCAGACGGTCTGGACCGGAGACTGCCTCGACATCCTGCGGGGCATGAACTCCGGCTGCGTGGACTTGATCTACCTCGATCCACCGTTCAACTCGAACGCGAACTACGCCGCGCCCATCGGCTCCCAGGCGGCGGGCGCAGCGTTCAAGGACACCTGGAGCCTGTCGGACGTTGACGCGGAGTGGGTGAACCTCATCGAAGCGAAGCATCCGGCGCTGTACCGCGTCCTGCTCGCTGCGATGACGGACTCGGACAAGAGCTACCTCGCCTACATGGCGGCGCGTCTGCTCGAACTCCGGCGCGAGCTCGCGCCCACGGGCAGCATCTACCTGCACTGCGACCCGACGATGAGCCACTACCTCAAGCTGGTCATGGATGCGGTAGCACGGGATTTGCCGGGGGGGGGTTGGCGATTCAGAAACGAGATCGTCTGGCGCTACAAGAAGTTCCAGAAAGCCAAGATGAGCCACTTCGCTCGCAACTCGGATCGCTTGCTGTTCTATGCGAATCCGCACGCCGAGTTCAAGCCGGTCATGGAGAAGCTCAAGAAGCCGAAGCAGTATCTGCGCCGCGTCTGGGACAAAGAGACCAAGCGCCTAGTCAACGTGAAGGGCAGCGACGGACGTGTTCAGTACATGACCGTCCACGAAGCGAAGGTGGACGACGTGTGGGAGCTTCCGTACCTGATGCCCGCCTCCAAAGAACGGCTGGGATACCCCACCCAGAAGCCACTGAGGCTTCTCCGCTATGTCATCCAGGCCAGCACAGTGCAAGGCGCGACCGTCCTAGACCCGTTCTGCGGATGCGCCACGGCCTGCATCGCGGCGGAGTTCGAGGGCCGCGAGTGGGCCGGTATCGACATCTCGCCGAAGGCCGCCGAACTGGTCGCTCAGCGGATGCGGGACGAGGTGGGGCTGTTCTACGAGGGCGCGCACCGCACGGACATTCCGCTCCGAACGGACCTGGGCAAGCTGCCGCCGTACCGCTCGCACCGCCATGCGCTGTACGGCGAGCAGGAAGGCCACTGCGCGGGCTGCCGGACCCACTTCGAGCTACGTCACCTGGAAGTGGACCACATCATCTCGCGACGCAAGGGCGGTACCGATCACGCCGAGAATCTTCAACTGCTGTGCGGCTCCTGCAACCGCGTGAAGGGAGATCGGGGGATGGAATACCTGCGGGCGAAGCTCGCGCTATGA
- a CDS encoding methyltransferase domain-containing protein: MPHSVRRHLRVAIDEYDATIRQFIPGYEEMLRTTARELAPVSSGLVLDLGAGTGALAEAILETSQSGTVELVDVDAEMLEQARTRLARFGDRARFTEASFLEPLPRCDGVAASLALHHIPELDAKRALYRRIHDALQPGGLFVNADATMPTEPAAREATWRGWADHLMSHGIDEQKAFEHFEEWSEEDTYFPLEDELAAVAAAGFETECVWLEVGIAVLVGRKGGDG, translated from the coding sequence GTGCCTCATTCCGTCCGCCGCCACCTCCGCGTCGCCATCGACGAGTACGACGCGACGATCCGGCAGTTCATTCCCGGCTACGAGGAGATGCTCCGGACCACCGCGCGGGAACTGGCGCCGGTTTCCTCGGGTCTGGTCCTTGATCTCGGGGCCGGCACCGGCGCGCTCGCGGAGGCGATCCTCGAGACGTCGCAGTCCGGGACGGTCGAGCTCGTCGACGTCGACGCCGAGATGCTCGAGCAGGCCAGAACCCGGCTGGCGCGATTCGGCGACCGCGCGCGCTTCACCGAGGCGTCCTTCCTCGAGCCGCTGCCCCGTTGCGACGGCGTGGCGGCGTCCCTGGCGCTCCACCACATCCCGGAACTCGACGCGAAGCGGGCGCTCTACCGACGAATCCACGACGCGCTCCAGCCGGGCGGCCTCTTCGTCAACGCCGACGCGACGATGCCGACCGAACCCGCCGCCCGCGAGGCCACCTGGCGCGGCTGGGCCGACCACCTGATGAGCCACGGCATCGACGAGCAGAAGGCGTTCGAACACTTCGAGGAATGGTCGGAGGAGGACACTTACTTTCCGCTCGAAGACGAGCTGGCGGCCGTTGCTGCCGCGGGGTTCGAGACCGAGTGCGTGTGGCTGGAGGTCGGGATTGCCGTGCTGGTGGGGCGCAAGGGCGGTGACGGCTGA
- the hpnH gene encoding adenosyl-hopene transferase HpnH, with protein MRTPLHMVTDNLKVQVKNALRGRRRYPFVLMLEPLYTCNLACLGCSVERHTGKLKDRMPVSECLDAVEVSEAPVVSICGGEPTIYPELPELIAGIIARRRHIYLCTNALLLDTKVFDRVPPNRRLTLNVHLDGMRETHDYVCAREGVFDKAVEMIREAKERGYHVTTNTTVFKETRIDEVEELCRFLRDLDIDGMLISPGYQYESVDRDIFLTRQDTERKFRRILEIADDYKLTSTPMFLEFAAGLRDYSCSPWSTVTRTPLGWKGPCYLIGKRYYPTFEEFWEDTDWSYWESRQDPLCTNCAMHSGFEASVVRELPSSPKDALRLAAWHLSG; from the coding sequence ATGCGCACACCGCTCCACATGGTGACCGACAACCTGAAGGTCCAGGTGAAGAACGCCCTTCGCGGCCGGCGCCGGTATCCGTTCGTTCTGATGCTCGAGCCCCTCTACACGTGCAACCTGGCCTGCCTCGGCTGTTCGGTGGAGAGACATACCGGCAAGCTGAAGGACCGGATGCCCGTCTCCGAGTGCCTCGACGCGGTAGAGGTCAGCGAAGCTCCCGTCGTCTCGATCTGCGGCGGCGAGCCGACGATCTATCCCGAGCTCCCCGAACTGATCGCGGGCATCATCGCCCGACGCCGGCACATCTACCTGTGCACGAACGCCCTGCTCCTCGACACGAAGGTCTTCGATCGCGTGCCTCCCAACCGGCGGCTCACCCTGAACGTCCACCTGGACGGCATGCGCGAGACCCACGACTACGTCTGCGCCCGCGAGGGCGTGTTCGACAAGGCGGTCGAGATGATCCGCGAGGCGAAGGAGCGCGGGTACCACGTGACGACGAACACCACGGTGTTCAAGGAGACCCGGATCGACGAAGTCGAGGAACTCTGCCGTTTCCTGCGCGACCTCGACATCGACGGCATGCTGATCTCGCCGGGCTACCAGTACGAGTCCGTCGACCGCGACATCTTCCTCACCCGCCAGGACACGGAGCGGAAGTTCCGGCGCATCCTCGAGATCGCGGACGACTACAAGCTGACCTCGACACCCATGTTCCTCGAGTTCGCGGCCGGCCTGCGGGACTACTCCTGTTCGCCCTGGAGCACCGTCACGAGAACCCCCCTGGGCTGGAAGGGACCGTGCTACCTGATCGGCAAGCGCTACTACCCGACCTTCGAGGAGTTCTGGGAGGACACGGACTGGAGCTACTGGGAGTCCCGGCAGGATCCGCTGTGCACCAACTGCGCGATGCACTCCGGTTTCGAGGCTTCGGTCGTGCGCGAGCTCCCGAGCAGTCCGAAGGACGCACTGCGTCTGGCCGCCTGGCACCTGTCGGGATGA
- a CDS encoding transglycosylase SLT domain-containing protein, producing MAASATIALTLPLLVLAAEDDPRIRLVELQSDGQQQAALEETRRLRGEQPDLGAAYGMCYLEGTLLEELGRLEDASEAYATCLTETPALEPWARYRLAVAQTRLGAPEIAAGVTATLLGGRPPRVLVRPAAELLASSLDRGGDCRLLAGIPVSRMPASERRLLTLSRAKCRLAAGVQDEGVVELVALLEERSNDLVAFEAAERLHWLRPELENPDEVLLLGTTFHEHRAFDRSNQLLGQIVIDLEVRSNSDFDVHYRWARSHFWQGRLEDAARHYEVLASNVSSASRSAQALYQKARSEELFSDWPAASNTFRRAYLAQPQGNFAAAALLGAMRLDWRRGLEDEALELYPVLLQIRSDRAVVARGSLFLAVSDIVQGRLDRAGDWLADAAATSRSVALEVRYWQGRLLEARGGLDRAIEHYADVLAADPFHPLAEAAAKRLKAPPLAVHAQRIAGEMARSQNPASLYRAWLLYDRRGDNAEAARQTLQGRLASDSAIRSFLTLQGVPAESWPLWNQSLSDPQELMLALGLWGDAVEVVNRHFPVASPRLALTAAEGLAGTRPRRALLIAEILAQRAPGRLPEPLHPLTLRKALYPRAYGELIDSAAARRGLDPFLMAAVMRQESRFDHQAVSAASARGLMQFVYPTAARLAASSGTPLRSPRDLEDPALAIELGAAYLAELGALFGNEPHMMVAAYNAGEPVAGLWRRYCYTDGADEYFTKVGFSETRNYVEQVLHNVAQYHDLYDQTG from the coding sequence ATGGCCGCGTCAGCCACGATCGCCTTGACGCTGCCGCTGCTCGTGCTGGCAGCCGAGGACGATCCGCGCATTCGCCTGGTCGAATTACAGTCCGACGGGCAGCAGCAGGCCGCGCTCGAGGAGACCAGGCGGCTTCGCGGCGAGCAGCCGGACCTCGGGGCCGCCTACGGCATGTGCTACCTGGAGGGGACGCTGCTGGAGGAACTCGGGCGGCTCGAAGACGCCTCCGAGGCCTACGCCACCTGCCTGACCGAAACCCCGGCGCTCGAACCCTGGGCCCGCTACCGGCTGGCGGTCGCCCAGACCCGGCTCGGCGCCCCGGAGATCGCCGCCGGCGTCACCGCGACGCTGCTCGGCGGCCGTCCGCCCCGGGTGCTCGTGCGGCCGGCCGCCGAACTGCTCGCGTCGAGCCTCGACCGGGGCGGCGACTGCCGGCTCCTCGCCGGAATCCCCGTATCCCGCATGCCGGCATCCGAACGCCGTCTGCTGACCCTGAGCCGCGCCAAGTGCCGGCTCGCCGCGGGCGTGCAGGACGAAGGGGTCGTCGAGCTGGTCGCCCTGCTCGAGGAGCGGTCGAACGACCTCGTCGCCTTCGAGGCGGCCGAACGCCTGCACTGGCTCCGACCGGAACTCGAGAATCCCGACGAAGTGCTGCTGCTCGGGACGACCTTCCACGAACACCGCGCGTTCGACCGCTCCAACCAACTGCTGGGACAGATCGTGATCGACCTGGAGGTGCGCTCGAACTCCGACTTCGACGTCCACTACCGGTGGGCGCGAAGCCACTTCTGGCAGGGGCGTCTCGAAGATGCGGCCCGGCACTACGAAGTGCTGGCCAGCAACGTGAGCTCGGCCAGCCGTTCGGCCCAGGCGCTCTACCAGAAGGCCCGGTCCGAAGAGCTGTTCAGCGACTGGCCGGCCGCCTCGAACACCTTCCGGCGCGCCTATCTGGCCCAACCCCAGGGCAACTTCGCGGCGGCGGCCCTGCTCGGCGCGATGCGCCTCGACTGGCGCCGCGGACTCGAGGACGAGGCACTCGAGCTATACCCCGTGCTGCTCCAGATTCGAAGCGACCGCGCCGTGGTCGCGCGCGGCAGCCTGTTCCTCGCCGTTTCGGACATCGTCCAGGGCCGCCTCGACCGAGCCGGGGACTGGCTGGCCGACGCCGCGGCCACGAGCCGGAGCGTCGCGCTCGAGGTGCGCTACTGGCAGGGCCGGCTGCTCGAAGCCCGCGGCGGCCTGGACCGCGCGATCGAGCACTACGCCGACGTGCTCGCGGCAGATCCCTTCCACCCCCTGGCGGAGGCGGCCGCGAAGCGCCTGAAGGCGCCGCCGCTCGCGGTTCATGCCCAGCGCATCGCCGGCGAGATGGCGCGTTCCCAGAACCCCGCGTCGCTCTACCGGGCCTGGCTGCTCTACGACCGGCGCGGCGACAACGCGGAGGCCGCCCGGCAGACGCTCCAGGGGCGGCTGGCGTCCGATTCGGCCATCCGCTCCTTCCTGACACTGCAGGGCGTGCCGGCCGAGAGCTGGCCTCTCTGGAACCAGTCGCTCTCCGATCCACAGGAGCTGATGCTGGCGCTCGGCCTTTGGGGCGACGCGGTCGAGGTCGTGAACCGGCACTTCCCCGTCGCCAGTCCGCGCCTCGCCCTGACCGCGGCCGAGGGTCTCGCCGGGACCAGGCCCCGCCGCGCGCTCCTGATTGCCGAGATCCTGGCTCAGCGGGCGCCTGGCCGCCTCCCCGAGCCGCTCCACCCGCTGACCCTCCGCAAGGCGCTCTACCCGAGGGCCTACGGCGAGCTGATCGACTCCGCCGCCGCCCGGCGTGGCCTCGACCCCTTCCTGATGGCGGCGGTCATGCGCCAGGAGAGCCGATTCGACCACCAGGCGGTCTCCGCGGCCTCGGCGCGCGGCCTGATGCAGTTCGTCTATCCGACCGCCGCGCGGCTGGCGGCGAGTTCCGGCACGCCGCTGCGATCGCCCCGCGACCTGGAGGACCCCGCCCTCGCGATCGAACTCGGCGCCGCGTATCTGGCCGAGCTGGGCGCCCTGTTCGGCAACGAGCCGCACATGATGGTCGCCGCCTACAACGCCGGCGAACCGGTGGCCGGCCTCTGGCGCCGCTACTGCTACACCGACGGCGCCGACGAGTACTTCACCAAGGTCGGCTTCAGCGAGACCCGGAACTACGTGGAGCAGGTGCTCCACAACGTGGCCCAGTACCACGACCTCTACGACCAGACGGGCTGA
- the prmC gene encoding peptide chain release factor N(5)-glutamine methyltransferase: MPEGRGPLRGAARIVDLLDLGRDHLSGSVELPRREAALLLGEVLGLEEAEIYARSDEDVPEPAGVSYGQLIRRRADRVPMAYLLGRREFYGRGFEVDPRVLIPRPETEHLVEVALDCTGADTRVLDLGTGSGCIAVTVALERPDASVVATDLSLGALAVAAANCRRHGVDGRVCLVQADLLSALRLRPFDVVVSNPPYIDTGEWHTLMPEIRDHEPPEALFAGDGLDFFRRLFGAGSRFAAGQRLLLEIGKGQLDGVLELAREGGFVVEGVVADLAGIARVMRLRRD; the protein is encoded by the coding sequence GTGCCGGAAGGCCGTGGGCCTCTGCGAGGGGCCGCTCGAATCGTCGATCTGCTCGACCTGGGTCGGGATCACCTGAGCGGTTCGGTCGAACTGCCGCGCCGCGAGGCGGCGCTGCTGCTCGGGGAGGTCCTGGGTCTCGAAGAGGCGGAGATTTATGCGCGCTCGGACGAGGACGTGCCCGAACCCGCCGGCGTGAGCTACGGACAGTTGATCCGGCGCCGGGCGGACCGGGTGCCGATGGCCTACCTCCTGGGCCGCCGCGAGTTCTACGGCCGCGGCTTCGAAGTCGATCCGCGGGTGCTGATTCCGCGGCCGGAGACGGAGCACCTGGTGGAGGTGGCCCTCGACTGCACGGGCGCCGACACCCGGGTGCTCGACCTGGGGACGGGATCCGGCTGTATCGCAGTCACTGTGGCACTGGAGCGCCCGGACGCCTCGGTGGTCGCGACGGACCTCTCGCTCGGCGCGCTCGCGGTGGCGGCAGCGAACTGCCGCAGGCACGGCGTGGACGGCCGGGTGTGTCTCGTCCAAGCCGACCTTCTCTCGGCTCTCCGCCTGCGGCCCTTCGACGTGGTCGTCTCGAACCCGCCCTACATCGACACCGGCGAATGGCACACCCTGATGCCGGAGATCCGGGACCACGAGCCGCCGGAGGCCCTGTTCGCCGGCGACGGACTCGACTTCTTCCGTCGCCTCTTTGGGGCCGGGAGCCGGTTCGCTGCCGGTCAGCGGCTGCTGCTGGAGATTGGGAAGGGGCAGCTCGACGGCGTGCTGGAGCTGGCGAGGGAGGGCGGCTTCGTCGTGGAGGGGGTCGTGGCGGACCTGGCGGGCATTGCCCGGGTGATGCGTCTGCGGCGGGATTGA
- the prfA gene encoding peptide chain release factor 1 yields the protein MLDKLEQIEQTFDELTAKLADPDVLGNPAVYRDTSRALAELNPVVELFHRYKRAQEELDQTAELLSELDRDDDLFEVATEEQRLLQATLATLEERVKEELAPKDPNEKRNAVLEIRAGTGGDEATLFAAELFRMYSRFADANGWKVDILDLSESGIRGIKDVSAIVEGQGAFATLRYEAGVHRVQRVPETEASGRIHTSAVTVAVLPEAEDIEIAVDPSDLRVDTYCASGPGGQGVNTTYSAVRLTHQPTGLVVTCQDERSQIKNKAKAMRVLKSRLLEIEQARAESEMSEERRRMVGSGDRSEKIRTYNFPQNRVTDHRVGLSVHKLPSILEGDLDPLIVPLHQHFEAERLQQSVGSAS from the coding sequence ATGCTCGACAAGCTCGAACAGATAGAGCAGACCTTCGACGAGCTGACGGCCAAGCTCGCCGATCCGGATGTGCTGGGGAATCCCGCCGTGTATCGCGACACGAGCCGGGCGCTGGCGGAGCTGAACCCGGTGGTCGAGCTCTTCCACCGGTACAAGAGGGCCCAGGAAGAACTCGATCAGACCGCGGAACTCCTCAGTGAACTCGACCGTGACGACGATCTGTTCGAGGTGGCGACCGAGGAGCAGCGCCTGCTGCAGGCGACCCTCGCGACGCTCGAGGAACGGGTGAAGGAGGAGTTGGCGCCCAAGGATCCGAACGAGAAGCGCAACGCCGTCCTGGAGATTCGCGCGGGAACCGGCGGCGACGAGGCGACCCTGTTCGCCGCGGAACTCTTCCGGATGTACAGCCGTTTCGCCGATGCGAACGGCTGGAAGGTCGACATCCTCGACCTCTCCGAGTCCGGCATTCGCGGCATCAAGGACGTGTCCGCGATCGTCGAGGGCCAGGGGGCGTTCGCCACCCTGCGCTACGAGGCCGGCGTCCACCGCGTGCAGCGGGTGCCGGAGACCGAGGCCTCGGGCCGCATTCACACGTCGGCGGTCACGGTCGCCGTGCTGCCCGAAGCGGAGGACATCGAGATCGCGGTCGATCCTTCGGACTTGCGCGTGGACACCTACTGTGCATCCGGTCCCGGCGGCCAGGGCGTCAACACGACCTACTCCGCGGTGCGGTTGACGCATCAGCCGACGGGCCTGGTCGTCACCTGCCAGGACGAACGAAGCCAGATCAAGAACAAGGCGAAGGCGATGCGGGTTCTGAAGAGCCGCCTGCTCGAGATCGAACAGGCCCGGGCCGAGTCCGAGATGTCGGAGGAGCGGCGGCGGATGGTCGGCAGCGGCGACCGTTCCGAGAAGATCCGGACCTACAACTTCCCGCAGAACCGGGTCACCGACCACCGCGTCGGGCTGTCGGTCCACAAGCTGCCCTCCATTCTCGAAGGCGACCTCGATCCGCTGATCGTTCCGCTGCACCAGCACTTCGAAGCGGAGCGGCTGCAGCAGTCGGTCGGCAGCGCGAGCTGA
- a CDS encoding IS1595 family transposase, with translation MTDPRNAPGRSDREGLSIIEFFQLFPNNRAAEQWFEARRWPNGMCCPDCGSCNVVETKNRKPQPYRCRDCRRHFNVRTGTVMQGSRIGYQKWLLAMYMMVTGIRGTAAMKVHRELKVSYKTAWYLMQRIREGFFGEDAEKLFGTVEVDEMFVGGKQANRHAKDQKRYSAEDTYGKRVVVGAVQRGGKVVAKPIAGTDANTLTRFVERNVRHASRVYTDDHGGYTDLMQSYLHRTVKHSVGEYVNGVNVHTNTVESLWSMFKRGFVGTYHKMSPKHLRRYVDEFAGRKNQRDLDTVEQLAELFDGFIGKRLKYRDLIAPNGLPSGARSGR, from the coding sequence GTGACAGACCCACGCAACGCACCTGGCCGCTCAGACCGCGAAGGACTCTCGATCATCGAGTTCTTCCAGTTGTTCCCGAACAATCGCGCCGCCGAACAGTGGTTCGAGGCACGGCGCTGGCCGAACGGCATGTGCTGCCCTGACTGCGGCTCCTGCAACGTGGTCGAGACGAAGAACCGGAAGCCGCAGCCCTACCGCTGCCGCGACTGCCGGAGGCACTTCAACGTCCGCACCGGAACCGTCATGCAGGGATCGCGGATCGGCTATCAGAAGTGGCTGCTCGCCATGTACATGATGGTCACGGGGATCAGGGGCACGGCGGCCATGAAGGTCCACCGCGAGTTGAAGGTGAGCTACAAGACCGCGTGGTACCTCATGCAGCGCATCCGCGAGGGCTTCTTCGGCGAGGACGCCGAGAAGCTGTTCGGCACCGTCGAGGTAGACGAGATGTTCGTGGGCGGGAAGCAGGCCAACCGCCACGCGAAGGACCAGAAGCGCTACAGCGCCGAGGACACCTACGGCAAGCGGGTCGTGGTCGGCGCGGTGCAACGGGGCGGGAAGGTGGTCGCGAAGCCGATTGCAGGCACCGACGCGAACACTCTGACGCGCTTCGTCGAACGCAACGTCCGGCACGCCTCGCGGGTCTACACCGACGATCACGGCGGCTATACCGACCTGATGCAGTCGTACCTGCATCGGACCGTGAAGCACTCCGTAGGCGAGTACGTGAATGGCGTGAACGTCCACACGAACACCGTGGAGTCCTTGTGGTCCATGTTCAAGCGTGGCTTCGTCGGCACGTACCACAAGATGTCGCCGAAGCACCTCCGGCGCTACGTGGACGAGTTCGCGGGCCGGAAGAATCAGCGCGACCTGGACACGGTGGAGCAACTCGCCGAACTGTTCGATGGCTTCATCGGCAAGCGCCTCAAGTACCGCGACCTGATTGCGCCGAACGGCCTGCCGTCCGGCGCACGGTCTGGCCGGTGA